In Dermacentor andersoni chromosome 4, qqDerAnde1_hic_scaffold, whole genome shotgun sequence, the following proteins share a genomic window:
- the LOC126537091 gene encoding thiol S-methyltransferase TMT1A-like, whose amino-acid sequence MIRVSLLTLATYLSAAMLLPAAVLLLALQRSHCCRKLFATWVFYPLLHPLIKRAFEGIRREIMFELNDLVSHDPELRREDAIRVLEVDVGPGRNLGHIFRNVRYVAVDRTSTARSKFLRRQSQYEHIKLEQWLLTSGEDLAQVPDNHVDAVIATHVLCSVADARKLVSECRRVLAPGGKMLFMEHVACPRDSWVYQLQLFLDPLWQLLTCGCHLGRDASAVIVEAGFREVSLKEVYLPILALISRHVYGVATKAGAPGPVYRSARRTPPQLLARPAVNQPMPQPAVPEELPPAGLGPEAEPLAAAVPSTA is encoded by the exons ATGATTCGAGTCTCGCTCCTGACGCTCGCGACGTACCTGTCGGCGGCCATGCTGCTGCCTGCCGCCGTGCTCCTGCTGGCACTGCAGCGcagccactgctgccgaaagctGTTCGCCACCTGGGTCTTCTACCCGCTGCTGCACCCGCTCATCAAGCGCGCCTTCGAGGGCATTCGGCGCGAGATCATGTTCGAGCTGAACGACCTCGTCTCGCACGACCCCGAGCTGCGGCGCGAGGACGCCATCCGCGTGCTTGAAGTGGACGTCGGACCGGGACGAAATTTAGGCCACATCTTCAGGAACGTCAG GTACGTGGCAGTGGACCGGACCTCCACGGCCCGGTCCAAGTTCCTGCGGCGTCAGAGCCAGTACGAACACATCAAGCTGGAGCAGTGGTTGCTGACCAGCGGCGAGGACCTGGCCCAGGTGCCGGACAACCACGTGGACGCGGTCATCGCCACGCACGTGCTCTGCAGCGTTGCCGACGCCCGCAAGCTGGTCAGCGAGTGCCGAAGGGTCCTCGCTCCC GGTGGCAAGATGCTGTTCATGGAGCACGTGGCCTGCCCGCGGGACTCGTGGGTCTACCAGCTGCAGCTCTTCCTGGACCCGCTGTGGCAACTGCTCACGTGCGGCTGCCACCTGGGTCGCGACGCGAGCGCCGTGATAGTCGAAGCCGGCTTCCGGGAGGTGTCCCTCAAGGAGGTCTACCTGCCCATCCTGGCGTTGATTAGTCGGCACGTCTACGGGGTGGCCACCAAGGCGGGCGCGCCTGGCCCCGTGTACCGATCGGCTCGGCGCACGCCGCCGCAGCTGCTTGCGAGGCCCGCCGTCAACCAGCCGATGCCGCAACCGGCTGTGCCCGAGGAATTGCCCCCCGCTGGCTTGGGACCAGAGGCTGAGCCGCTGGCTGCCGCAGTGCCGTCGACAGCGTAG